In one Agathobacter rectalis ATCC 33656 genomic region, the following are encoded:
- the atpH gene encoding ATP synthase F1 subunit delta, translated as MTQAAVNNAIVLYRLAVERRDVEEAQRVYFVTEKLAQTLANPLIPLTKKYDIIEKVYGFESEPKLITSFIKEMVKLGYAAEMNEIFEAYYRYWDEKNHIIRAELISAEAATDEEANDAKALLQSKYPEYEISLTQKVDETLLGGYVIKTLNTEYDRSYEGKLRELERKLTRR; from the coding sequence ATGACACAGGCAGCAGTAAATAATGCAATAGTTTTGTACAGGCTGGCTGTAGAGCGTCGTGATGTGGAGGAAGCACAGAGAGTATACTTTGTGACAGAAAAGCTTGCACAGACGCTCGCAAATCCACTTATACCGCTGACCAAAAAGTATGACATCATAGAAAAGGTATACGGATTTGAGAGTGAGCCAAAGCTTATCACAAGCTTCATAAAGGAAATGGTAAAGCTTGGATATGCCGCTGAAATGAATGAAATCTTTGAGGCATATTACAGATACTGGGATGAGAAAAACCATATCATAAGAGCTGAGCTTATCAGTGCAGAGGCCGCAACCGACGAGGAAGCAAATGACGCCAAGGCGCTGCTACAAAGCAAATATCCGGAATATGAAATATCCCTTACACAGAAAGTGGACGAAACACTTTTAGGTGGATATGTGATTAAGACTCTTAATACAGAGTATGACAGAAGCTACGAAGGAAAGCTTCGTGAGCTTGAAAGAAAATTGACCAGGAGGTGA
- the atpF gene encoding F0F1 ATP synthase subunit B, with product MLKIDPWNIIWTVVNLLFLYWIFKKFLFDRVMGVINQRDEMIQKQFSEAKKSQDDAESLKSDYKKKLESAKTQADQIILDARARAEAEQEKALERTRQEADSMLEKAKADIASEQDKATKAAEAEIAKLAILAARKIVKTGEANDTGSSK from the coding sequence ATGTTAAAAATTGATCCATGGAACATAATATGGACAGTAGTCAATCTGCTTTTCCTGTACTGGATATTTAAGAAATTCCTCTTTGACCGCGTGATGGGTGTGATCAATCAGAGAGACGAAATGATTCAGAAGCAGTTCTCGGAAGCAAAGAAGAGTCAGGACGATGCAGAAAGCTTAAAGAGCGACTATAAAAAGAAGCTCGAGAGTGCAAAGACTCAGGCAGACCAGATAATCCTCGATGCCAGGGCAAGAGCCGAGGCAGAGCAGGAGAAGGCTCTTGAGAGAACCAGACAGGAAGCAGACAGTATGCTTGAAAAAGCAAAAGCGGACATTGCTAGCGAGCAGGATAAGGCAACAAAGGCCGCTGAGGCTGAAATTGCAAAACTTGCCATCTTAGCAGCGAGAAAGATTGTAAAGACAGGTGAAGCTAATGACACAGGCAGCAGTAAATAA
- the atpE gene encoding ATP synthase F0 subunit C codes for MSSTLLVAIGAGIAVLTGIGAGLGIGKATSSAVDAIARQPEAESKISKSLLLGCALAEATAIYGFVIALLIILFLK; via the coding sequence ATGTCATCAACATTATTAGTAGCAATCGGAGCTGGAATCGCAGTATTAACAGGAATCGGAGCCGGACTTGGAATCGGTAAGGCAACAAGCAGCGCAGTAGACGCAATCGCAAGACAGCCGGAGGCTGAGAGCAAAATCTCTAAATCACTTCTTTTAGGATGTGCCCTTGCAGAGGCAACAGCTATTTACGGTTTCGTTATCGCATTACTTATCATCCTCTTCCTTAAATAA
- a CDS encoding F0F1 ATP synthase subunit A yields the protein MDALVDGLLEELNCDVVFKIPIFGGIPIYESVVVTWIIMAAVFLLCFFLGRNLSVENPGRRQVAVEAGVKFLNDFFSETLGEKGKDYIPYLATVIIYIGIANLIGLLGFKPPTKDMNVTAALAVMSIVLIEVAGIRAKGTKRWLKSFAEPMPVILPINILEIFIKPLSLCMRLFGNVLGSFVIMELLKMVVPAIVPAVFSCYFDIFDGLIQAYVFVFLTGLFIKEATE from the coding sequence ATGGATGCTCTGGTAGATGGACTGTTAGAGGAACTCAATTGTGACGTGGTATTCAAGATACCGATATTCGGAGGCATACCCATATACGAGTCGGTAGTAGTCACATGGATAATAATGGCAGCGGTATTTTTACTGTGCTTTTTTCTCGGCAGAAATCTTTCAGTTGAAAATCCCGGACGCAGACAGGTAGCCGTAGAGGCAGGAGTCAAATTCCTTAATGATTTCTTCAGTGAGACACTCGGAGAAAAAGGAAAGGATTACATACCATATCTGGCAACAGTAATCATCTATATAGGAATAGCAAACCTGATAGGATTACTTGGCTTCAAACCGCCGACAAAGGATATGAACGTCACCGCAGCACTCGCTGTAATGAGCATAGTTCTTATCGAGGTGGCAGGAATCAGGGCAAAGGGCACCAAAAGGTGGCTTAAAAGCTTTGCAGAGCCAATGCCGGTAATACTACCTATCAATATCCTTGAGATCTTTATCAAACCATTATCGCTGTGTATGCGATTATTTGGAAACGTCCTTGGTTCATTCGTAATCATGGAGCTTTTAAAGATGGTCGTACCGGCAATCGTCCCGGCAGTATTCAGTTGTTATTTTGATATCTTTGATGGACTTATACAGGCATATGTATTTGTATTCCTGACAGGACTTTTCATCAAGGAGGCAACCGAGTAA